In Monodelphis domestica isolate mMonDom1 chromosome 3, mMonDom1.pri, whole genome shotgun sequence, the following proteins share a genomic window:
- the LOC103105268 gene encoding zinc finger protein OZF-like isoform X2 — MLENVQNLRSVGLPVPRENFISCFQKRESLWLLEQKGPEAETNFEVKEISTKLSLFVEGSGPQRCMNEDPHDVLLRKIHVSNIKLNKNSKSDSEFDETAEKFSQNSVLNQYMKLTSRNDYCQDSEYRKHFHEERGLVQSPEKPEKPVYQSNVGGMALGCSSDIIRHSKSKHVEMVSVSDKGGRTFSHNSELAAHQRIHTGEKPHVCKHCGKAFTKKNKLTAHQRIHTGEKPYECKQCGKAFTMKGSLVTHQSSHTGEKPFECKQCGKAFTDRALLARHQTVHTGEKPYECKECGKAFTQRSHLATHQSIHTGEKPYECKHCGKVFTQRGSLARHQTIHTGEKPYECKQCGKAFTQRGHLAAHQSIHTGEKPYECKHCGKVFTRRESLAKHQRIHTGEKPYECKQCEMAFSRRDYLAAHQRIHTEEKSNCMG, encoded by the exons atgctggagaatgtgcagaaCCTACGCTCTGTGG GTCTTCCAGTTCCCAGAGAAAATTTTATCTCCtgttttcaaaaaagggaatCACTTTGGCTGCTAGAGCAAAAAGGCCCAG aggcaGAGACTAATTTTGAAGTGAAGGAGATATCCACAAAGCTAAGCCTTTTTGTGGAAGGATCTGGCCCCCAAAGATGCATGAATGAGGATCCCCATGACGTCCTTTTGAGAAAAATCCATGTCTCTAATATcaagttaaataaaaattcaaagagtGACAGTGAATTTGATGAAACTGCAGAGAAATTCAGCCAAAATTCAGTCCTAAATCAGTACATGAAATTGACCTCAAGAAATGACTATTGTCAGGATAGTGAATATAGGAAACACTTTCATGAAGAAAGAGGACTTGTTCAGTCACCTGAGAAACCTGAAAAACCCGTGTATCAAAGTAACGTAGGAGGAATGGCCTTAGGCTGTAGCTCAGACATCATAAGACATTCAAAAAGTAAACATGTGGAGATGGTTTCTGTGAGTGATAAAGGTGGGAGAACTTTCAGTCATAACTCTGAGCTTGCTGCACATCAgcgaatccacactggagagaaacctcatgtatgtaaacactgtggaaaggcttttacaaagaagaacaagcttactgcacatcagagaatccacactggagagaaaccttatgaatgtaaacaatgtggaaaggcttttactaTGAAGGGATCTCTTGTTACACATCAGAGTagccacactggagagaaaccttttgaatgtaaacagtgtggaaaggcttttacagacAGGGCTCTTCTTGCCAGACATCAGACCGtccacacaggagagaaaccttatgaatgtaaagaatgtggaaaggctttcacacagaggagccatcttgctacacatcagagcatccacactggagagaaaccttatgaatgtaaacactgtggaaaggttTTCACACAGAGGGGCTCTCTTGCCAGACATCAGacaatccacactggagagaaaccttatgaatgtaaacagtgcggaaaggctttcacacagaggggccatcttgctgcacatcagagcatccacactggagagaaaccttatgaatgtaaacactgtggaaaggttTTCACACGTAGGGAAtctcttgctaaacatcagagaatccacactggcgagaaaccttatgaatgtaaacagtgtgaaATGGCTTTCTCACGGAGGGActatcttgctgcacatcagagaatccacactgaagAGAAATCTAATTGtatgggataa
- the LOC103105268 gene encoding zinc finger protein OZF-like isoform X1, producing the protein MAPETPRPPSQGPVAFKDVAVDFTQEEWCLLDHSQKKLYLEVMLENVQNLRSVGLPVPRENFISCFQKRESLWLLEQKGPEAETNFEVKEISTKLSLFVEGSGPQRCMNEDPHDVLLRKIHVSNIKLNKNSKSDSEFDETAEKFSQNSVLNQYMKLTSRNDYCQDSEYRKHFHEERGLVQSPEKPEKPVYQSNVGGMALGCSSDIIRHSKSKHVEMVSVSDKGGRTFSHNSELAAHQRIHTGEKPHVCKHCGKAFTKKNKLTAHQRIHTGEKPYECKQCGKAFTMKGSLVTHQSSHTGEKPFECKQCGKAFTDRALLARHQTVHTGEKPYECKECGKAFTQRSHLATHQSIHTGEKPYECKHCGKVFTQRGSLARHQTIHTGEKPYECKQCGKAFTQRGHLAAHQSIHTGEKPYECKHCGKVFTRRESLAKHQRIHTGEKPYECKQCEMAFSRRDYLAAHQRIHTEEKSNCMG; encoded by the exons GGGCCAGTagcattcaaggatgtggctgtggacttcacccaggaagAGTGGTGCCTATTAGACCATTCTCAGAAAAAGCTGTATCtggaggtcatgctggagaatgtgcagaaCCTACGCTCTGTGG GTCTTCCAGTTCCCAGAGAAAATTTTATCTCCtgttttcaaaaaagggaatCACTTTGGCTGCTAGAGCAAAAAGGCCCAG aggcaGAGACTAATTTTGAAGTGAAGGAGATATCCACAAAGCTAAGCCTTTTTGTGGAAGGATCTGGCCCCCAAAGATGCATGAATGAGGATCCCCATGACGTCCTTTTGAGAAAAATCCATGTCTCTAATATcaagttaaataaaaattcaaagagtGACAGTGAATTTGATGAAACTGCAGAGAAATTCAGCCAAAATTCAGTCCTAAATCAGTACATGAAATTGACCTCAAGAAATGACTATTGTCAGGATAGTGAATATAGGAAACACTTTCATGAAGAAAGAGGACTTGTTCAGTCACCTGAGAAACCTGAAAAACCCGTGTATCAAAGTAACGTAGGAGGAATGGCCTTAGGCTGTAGCTCAGACATCATAAGACATTCAAAAAGTAAACATGTGGAGATGGTTTCTGTGAGTGATAAAGGTGGGAGAACTTTCAGTCATAACTCTGAGCTTGCTGCACATCAgcgaatccacactggagagaaacctcatgtatgtaaacactgtggaaaggcttttacaaagaagaacaagcttactgcacatcagagaatccacactggagagaaaccttatgaatgtaaacaatgtggaaaggcttttactaTGAAGGGATCTCTTGTTACACATCAGAGTagccacactggagagaaaccttttgaatgtaaacagtgtggaaaggcttttacagacAGGGCTCTTCTTGCCAGACATCAGACCGtccacacaggagagaaaccttatgaatgtaaagaatgtggaaaggctttcacacagaggagccatcttgctacacatcagagcatccacactggagagaaaccttatgaatgtaaacactgtggaaaggttTTCACACAGAGGGGCTCTCTTGCCAGACATCAGacaatccacactggagagaaaccttatgaatgtaaacagtgcggaaaggctttcacacagaggggccatcttgctgcacatcagagcatccacactggagagaaaccttatgaatgtaaacactgtggaaaggttTTCACACGTAGGGAAtctcttgctaaacatcagagaatccacactggcgagaaaccttatgaatgtaaacagtgtgaaATGGCTTTCTCACGGAGGGActatcttgctgcacatcagagaatccacactgaagAGAAATCTAATTGtatgggataa